The following coding sequences are from one Streptomyces sp. NBC_01232 window:
- a CDS encoding RDD family protein has protein sequence MSTDQPPPGQPPEDDPFLKKPQEPTPPSGGSPYGPPPPGSGSPPPPPPGGPGGGGGYPPPPPPYGGGDPYGGSGGYGMPDPLAGMPPLADFGKRLLARIIDVVIIAIPLALIQLAFGTSRYRFDSGQGEDISDVVSQSYSGSGLVMTLISIVAYVGYDWWFTKKNGQTVGKKLMNLRVAMLNDGSVPNSGAALGRAAVLWLPTLICCACLWPIALVVSILVDKPYKQGLHDKVGKTVVVQSTT, from the coding sequence ATGAGTACCGACCAGCCGCCGCCGGGCCAGCCGCCCGAGGACGACCCGTTCCTCAAGAAGCCCCAGGAACCGACGCCTCCGTCGGGCGGTTCGCCGTACGGCCCGCCGCCTCCCGGAAGCGGTAGTCCTCCGCCGCCGCCCCCCGGAGGCCCGGGCGGCGGAGGGGGATACCCGCCCCCGCCGCCTCCGTACGGCGGAGGGGACCCCTACGGCGGGAGCGGCGGCTACGGCATGCCCGATCCGCTCGCCGGGATGCCCCCGCTCGCCGACTTCGGCAAGCGGCTCCTCGCGCGCATCATCGACGTGGTCATCATCGCCATCCCGCTGGCCCTCATCCAGCTGGCCTTCGGCACGAGCCGCTACCGGTTCGACAGCGGCCAGGGCGAGGACATCAGCGACGTCGTCTCGCAGTCCTACAGCGGCAGCGGCCTGGTCATGACGCTGATCTCGATCGTCGCGTACGTCGGCTACGACTGGTGGTTCACCAAGAAGAACGGCCAGACCGTCGGCAAGAAGCTGATGAACCTGCGCGTCGCGATGCTCAACGACGGCAGTGTGCCGAACTCCGGCGCCGCCCTCGGCCGCGCCGCCGTGCTCTGGCTGCCGACGCTGATCTGCTGCGCGTGCCTGTGGCCGATCGCGCTGGTCGTCTCGATCCTGGTCGACAAGCCGTACAAGCAGGGCCTGCACGACAAGGTCGGCAAGACGGTCGTCGTCCAGTCCACCACTTAG
- a CDS encoding RDD family protein: protein MTASPGDGEHAAREGYYPDPSIPGYIRYWNGAAWVPGTSRPAPAPEPAPAAPAPVAAPAVRGGHAPRADETGPVFLDDTSTAEALPEHAAAPAPAPVPVAEAAAEPVVWQADPLHQAGFGGPRDHRVSWGSAPDPQPAPRSAPRPEPEPRPEPLPESGVGQAAPRSAGISLARTAAAAAAPAAAASRRSGQASAGILSVRSPAAQAPAPDRSPAAQTPAQDRTPAQDRTPAQAWPDAPGTGGPGASGLTSSWPEAVAAAPAPAPVPVPAPAPVPTPARVPAPEAEAPAADRPEVWAPRPAGVRPRIAARPETAAAPAEPRPRNPEPSTPGQDRPAGSASGSRPAGARTPREVFERMAERAVRPAGLMRRATARALDSLVLAAVAVAVARPLLPGATAHVEAKVDAARASGRTTTVWLLDTTIAGHLGLVLGAVLLFGILYEALPTARWGRTPGKKLLGIRVLATATLRPPTFGAALRRWLVYAFLGLPGSLWCLVDRPRRQAWHDKAARTYVAR, encoded by the coding sequence ATGACGGCCTCCCCTGGTGACGGCGAGCACGCGGCCCGCGAGGGCTACTACCCGGATCCGTCCATCCCGGGGTACATCCGCTACTGGAACGGCGCGGCCTGGGTTCCGGGAACGAGCCGCCCTGCCCCTGCCCCGGAGCCGGCGCCCGCCGCGCCCGCGCCCGTCGCCGCCCCCGCCGTCCGCGGCGGGCACGCCCCGCGCGCGGACGAGACCGGGCCGGTGTTCCTGGACGACACCTCCACGGCCGAGGCGCTGCCGGAGCACGCCGCCGCCCCGGCCCCGGCTCCTGTGCCCGTCGCCGAGGCGGCCGCCGAGCCCGTGGTGTGGCAGGCAGACCCCCTGCACCAGGCCGGCTTCGGCGGGCCCCGCGACCACCGGGTGTCGTGGGGCAGCGCGCCGGACCCGCAGCCCGCCCCCCGTTCCGCGCCCCGTCCCGAACCGGAACCCCGGCCGGAACCCCTGCCGGAATCGGGCGTGGGACAGGCCGCCCCGCGGTCCGCGGGCATCTCTCTGGCCCGTACGGCGGCTGCCGCGGCGGCCCCCGCCGCAGCGGCCTCGAGACGTTCCGGGCAGGCCTCCGCCGGGATCCTGTCGGTCCGGTCCCCGGCCGCCCAGGCCCCGGCACCGGACCGGTCCCCGGCCGCCCAGACCCCGGCGCAGGACCGGACCCCGGCGCAGGACCGCACCCCGGCCCAGGCCTGGCCCGACGCCCCCGGGACCGGCGGGCCCGGTGCCTCCGGGCTCACCTCCTCCTGGCCCGAGGCGGTGGCCGCCGCACCTGCCCCCGCGCCCGTTCCTGTCCCGGCGCCGGCCCCCGTCCCCACCCCTGCCCGGGTGCCCGCGCCCGAGGCCGAGGCCCCGGCCGCCGACCGGCCCGAGGTGTGGGCCCCGCGCCCCGCCGGAGTACGCCCGAGGATCGCGGCGCGGCCCGAGACGGCGGCCGCTCCCGCCGAGCCCCGGCCCCGGAACCCGGAGCCGAGCACCCCCGGGCAGGACCGCCCGGCCGGCTCCGCCTCCGGCTCCCGCCCCGCGGGGGCCCGTACGCCCCGGGAGGTGTTCGAGCGGATGGCGGAACGGGCCGTGCGCCCCGCGGGCCTGATGCGCCGTGCCACGGCCCGCGCCCTGGACTCCCTCGTCCTCGCCGCCGTCGCGGTGGCGGTCGCCCGGCCCCTCCTGCCCGGGGCCACCGCCCACGTCGAGGCCAAGGTGGACGCCGCCCGCGCGAGCGGCCGCACCACCACCGTCTGGCTCCTCGACACGACCATCGCCGGTCACCTGGGCCTGGTCCTCGGCGCGGTCCTCCTCTTCGGGATCCTGTACGAGGCGCTGCCCACCGCCCGTTGGGGCCGCACCCCGGGCAAGAAGCTGCTCGGCATTCGGGTCCTGGCCACCGCCACGCTGCGCCCGCCCACCTTCGGCGCGGCCCTGCGCCGCTGGCTCGTGTACGCCTTCCTCGGCCTCCCGGGCAGCCTCTGGTGCCTCGTGGACCGCCCGCGCCGCCAGGCCTGGCACGACAAGGCGGCCAGGACGTACGTGGCCCGCTGA
- a CDS encoding SsgA family sporulation/cell division regulator, translated as MHHPVIERELELKLVLSPERSIPVPARLLYLAHDPYAVHITFHTGSNTPVNWTFARELLVEGVFRPCGHGDVRIWPTKVDNKAVLCMALTSPDGDALLEAPATSVSAWLERTLRAVPPGTETDRLGLEAALAELLTPTPADDLWLRDPWPSDESADGDL; from the coding sequence ATGCACCACCCCGTCATCGAGCGCGAGCTGGAACTGAAGCTGGTCCTGTCCCCCGAGCGCAGCATCCCCGTCCCCGCACGGCTCCTCTACCTCGCGCACGACCCGTACGCCGTGCACATCACCTTCCACACCGGCTCGAACACCCCCGTCAACTGGACCTTCGCGCGCGAGCTGCTCGTGGAAGGGGTGTTCCGCCCCTGCGGGCACGGCGACGTCCGGATCTGGCCCACGAAGGTCGACAACAAGGCCGTGCTCTGCATGGCGCTCACCTCCCCCGACGGTGACGCCCTCCTGGAGGCCCCCGCGACCTCCGTGTCGGCCTGGCTGGAGCGCACCCTGCGCGCCGTCCCGCCCGGCACCGAGACCGACCGCCTCGGCCTCGAGGCGGCGCTGGCCGAACTGCTCACCCCGACCCCGGCCGATGACCTGTGGCTGCGCGACCCGTGGCCGTCGGACGAGTCGGCGGACGGGGACCTGTGA
- a CDS encoding FAD-binding oxidoreductase, with protein sequence MDDDLFARLRASLLEGLPAESLLTDPQVTTSYATDMASFCAAGSPAAVVLPRTVEQVQHVMRTATALRIPVVPQGARTGLSGAANASDGCIVLSLVKMDRILEISAVDRIAVVEPGVVNAVLSREVARRGLYYPPDPSSWEQCTIGGNIGTASGGLCCVKYGVTAEYVLGLDVVLADGRLLRTGRRTAKGVAGYDLTRLFVGSEGSLGVVVQAVLALRPAPPRQLALAAEFPTVAAACDAVCAVMEAGLTPSLLELMDRTTVRAVNALGKMGLPEATEALLLAAFDTPHAPEDLAAVGELCTAAGATAVVPAEDEAESELLLQARRMSFPALEALRPATMIDDVCVPRSRLGEMLDGTAAIARTHDLLIGVCAHAGDGNTHPIVCFDPADEDETRRARESFGEIMALGLSLGGTITGEHGVGVLKKEWLARELGPVGLEMQRAVKHAFDPLGLLNPGKLF encoded by the coding sequence ATGGATGACGATCTCTTCGCACGTCTGCGGGCAAGCCTGCTCGAAGGGCTCCCCGCCGAATCCCTGCTCACCGACCCCCAGGTGACCACCTCCTACGCCACCGACATGGCCAGCTTCTGCGCCGCCGGCAGCCCGGCCGCCGTGGTCCTGCCCCGGACCGTGGAACAGGTCCAGCACGTCATGCGCACCGCCACCGCGCTACGGATCCCCGTGGTCCCGCAGGGCGCCCGGACGGGCCTGTCGGGCGCAGCCAACGCCTCCGACGGCTGCATCGTGCTCTCGCTCGTCAAGATGGACCGGATCCTGGAGATCAGCGCCGTCGACCGGATCGCCGTGGTCGAGCCGGGCGTGGTGAACGCCGTGCTCTCCCGCGAGGTCGCCCGCCGCGGCCTGTACTACCCGCCCGACCCCTCCAGCTGGGAACAGTGCACCATCGGCGGCAACATCGGCACCGCCTCGGGCGGCCTGTGCTGCGTCAAGTACGGCGTGACCGCCGAGTACGTGCTCGGCCTCGACGTGGTCCTGGCCGACGGACGGCTGCTGCGCACGGGCCGGCGTACCGCCAAGGGCGTGGCCGGCTACGACCTCACACGGCTCTTCGTCGGCTCCGAGGGCAGCCTCGGTGTCGTCGTCCAGGCCGTCCTCGCCCTGCGGCCGGCGCCGCCCCGTCAGCTGGCGCTGGCCGCCGAGTTCCCCACCGTCGCGGCGGCCTGCGACGCCGTCTGCGCCGTCATGGAGGCGGGCCTGACCCCGTCCCTGCTGGAGCTCATGGACCGGACGACCGTCCGGGCCGTCAACGCCCTCGGAAAGATGGGCCTGCCGGAGGCCACCGAAGCCCTGCTGCTGGCCGCCTTCGACACCCCGCACGCCCCCGAGGACCTCGCGGCCGTGGGAGAGCTGTGCACGGCCGCCGGGGCCACCGCCGTGGTCCCCGCCGAGGACGAGGCGGAGTCCGAACTGCTGCTCCAGGCCCGGCGGATGTCCTTCCCCGCCCTGGAGGCGCTCAGGCCCGCGACGATGATCGACGACGTCTGCGTACCGCGCTCGCGGCTCGGCGAGATGCTCGACGGGACGGCCGCCATCGCCCGTACGCACGACCTGCTCATCGGGGTCTGCGCGCACGCCGGGGACGGCAACACCCACCCGATCGTCTGCTTCGACCCCGCGGACGAGGACGAGACGCGGCGGGCCCGCGAGTCCTTCGGCGAGATCATGGCGCTCGGGCTCTCCCTGGGCGGGACCATCACCGGCGAGCACGGGGTCGGCGTGCTGAAGAAGGAGTGGCTGGCCCGCGAACTCGGACCGGTGGGGCTGGAGATGCAGCGCGCCGTCAAGCACGCCTTCGACCCGCTGGGGCTGCTCAACCCGGGCAAGCTCTTCTGA
- a CDS encoding tetratricopeptide repeat protein: MDRIDEESQTPAPPVTFTGRKTLVAAAVAVVLIAGALLIRPARTGDDARPPEPSERAASAVGMGAPASAVDVTALVADREKWLAAHPDDDASWAVLGSAYLERARRTADSGWFPKAEKALKRSLEVRPAEKGNFDAMTGMGALANARRDFGTARKWGELVRAQAPKRWTAYPVLVDAYTGLGDYKGAQQAMELLLEMRPGLAAYVRASQVYRDRGWREDAVVAMEHAAGAAKAPAEKAYALFRLGELSWERGDATEALRQYEGALRTDPAQAQALGGRARVLAALGRGGEAVRDYRMALGRTPVPQLARELGELLESLGRAQEARAQYDALATMAARDSGNGVDDDVVIGLYEADHGDAAAAVKRLSQEWSRHKSVQVADALGWALHQAGEDAAALEYAKKATEPGLRSADFAYHRAMIEQGLGDEEAARRHLQEAMRTNPHFSPLRGPLAKEALAAIAAPPPGGPENIRPTAPWVEPELPKAAKPTPTPDPKATPDPKATPAPTPSGR, translated from the coding sequence ATGGACCGTATCGACGAGGAATCGCAGACGCCGGCGCCGCCCGTGACCTTCACCGGCCGCAAGACGCTCGTGGCGGCCGCGGTCGCCGTGGTCCTGATCGCCGGGGCCCTGCTGATCCGGCCCGCCCGGACCGGTGACGACGCCCGCCCGCCCGAGCCGAGCGAGCGTGCCGCGTCGGCGGTGGGGATGGGCGCACCCGCGTCGGCGGTGGACGTGACGGCGCTGGTGGCGGACCGGGAGAAGTGGCTCGCGGCGCATCCGGACGACGACGCCTCGTGGGCCGTCCTCGGCTCCGCCTACCTCGAACGGGCACGGCGCACGGCCGATTCGGGCTGGTTCCCGAAGGCGGAGAAGGCGCTGAAACGCTCGCTGGAGGTACGCCCGGCCGAGAAGGGCAACTTCGACGCGATGACGGGCATGGGCGCGCTGGCCAATGCCCGGCGCGACTTCGGGACCGCCCGCAAGTGGGGCGAGCTCGTACGGGCGCAGGCGCCCAAGCGGTGGACGGCGTACCCGGTGCTGGTCGACGCGTACACCGGGCTCGGCGACTACAAGGGCGCGCAGCAGGCGATGGAGCTGCTGCTGGAGATGCGGCCGGGGCTGGCCGCGTACGTCAGGGCCTCGCAGGTCTACCGGGACCGCGGCTGGCGCGAGGACGCGGTGGTGGCGATGGAGCACGCGGCGGGCGCGGCCAAGGCCCCGGCGGAGAAGGCGTACGCGCTGTTCCGGCTCGGGGAGCTGTCCTGGGAGCGGGGCGACGCGACGGAGGCGCTGCGGCAGTACGAGGGTGCGCTGCGCACGGATCCGGCGCAGGCGCAGGCTCTGGGCGGGCGGGCCCGCGTGCTGGCGGCACTGGGGCGCGGCGGGGAGGCGGTGCGCGACTACCGGATGGCGCTGGGCCGGACGCCGGTGCCGCAGCTGGCGCGGGAACTGGGCGAGCTGCTGGAGTCGCTGGGGCGGGCGCAGGAGGCGCGCGCCCAGTACGACGCGCTGGCCACGATGGCGGCCCGGGACAGCGGGAACGGGGTCGACGACGACGTGGTGATCGGCCTGTACGAGGCGGACCACGGCGATGCGGCGGCGGCGGTGAAGCGCCTGTCGCAGGAGTGGTCGCGGCACAAGAGCGTGCAGGTCGCGGACGCGCTGGGGTGGGCGCTGCACCAGGCCGGCGAGGACGCGGCGGCGCTGGAGTACGCGAAGAAGGCCACGGAGCCGGGGCTGCGGAGCGCCGACTTCGCCTACCACCGGGCGATGATCGAGCAGGGGCTCGGTGACGAGGAGGCGGCCCGCCGGCACCTGCAGGAGGCCATGCGGACGAACCCGCACTTCTCGCCGCTGCGCGGGCCGCTGGCGAAGGAGGCCCTGGCGGCGATCGCGGCGCCGCCGCCGGGGGGCCCGGAGAACATCCGGCCGACGGCCCCGTGGGTGGAGCCGGAACTCCCGAAGGCGGCGAAGCCGACCCCGACCCCGGATCCGAAGGCCACGCCGGACCCGAAGGCCACGCCGGCACCGACGCCGTCGGGCCGTTGA
- the hppD gene encoding 4-hydroxyphenylpyruvate dioxygenase, with protein MTESLANLETTPHTAREADPFPVKGMDAVVFAVGNAKQAAHYYSTAFGMKLVAYSGPETGTRETASYVLTNGSARFVLTSVIKATTDHGRFLAEHVAEHGDGVIDLAIEVPDVRAAYAYAVEQGARGLDEPYEVKDEHGTVVLAAIATYGQTRHTLVERGDYTGPYLPGYAAAEPMVAAPAKRTFQAIDHCVGNVELGRMNEWVAFYNKVMGFTNMKEFVGDDIATEYSALMSKVVADGTKKVKFPINEPAIAKKKSQIDEYLEFYNGPGVQHIALASNDIVSTVRSMRAAGVQFLSVPDTYYDTLGEWVGDTRVPIDELRELKILADRDEDGYLLQIFTKPVQDRPTVFFEIIERHGSMGFGKGNFKALFEAIEREQDKRGNL; from the coding sequence ATGACTGAGTCTCTGGCGAACCTCGAAACCACCCCGCACACCGCGCGTGAGGCAGACCCCTTCCCGGTGAAGGGAATGGACGCGGTCGTCTTCGCCGTCGGCAACGCCAAGCAGGCCGCGCACTACTACTCGACCGCCTTCGGCATGAAGCTCGTGGCCTACTCCGGACCGGAGACGGGCACCCGCGAGACGGCCAGCTACGTCCTGACCAACGGCTCCGCGCGCTTCGTGCTGACCTCGGTCATCAAGGCGACGACCGACCACGGCCGCTTCCTCGCCGAGCACGTCGCCGAGCACGGCGACGGCGTGATCGACCTCGCCATCGAGGTCCCCGACGTCCGTGCGGCGTACGCGTACGCCGTCGAGCAGGGCGCCCGCGGCCTGGACGAGCCGTACGAGGTCAAGGACGAGCACGGCACGGTCGTGCTGGCCGCGATCGCCACCTACGGCCAGACCCGCCACACGCTGGTCGAGCGCGGTGACTACACCGGCCCGTACCTGCCGGGCTACGCGGCCGCCGAGCCGATGGTCGCGGCCCCGGCCAAGCGGACCTTCCAGGCGATCGACCACTGCGTCGGCAACGTCGAGCTCGGCCGGATGAACGAGTGGGTCGCGTTCTACAACAAGGTCATGGGCTTCACGAACATGAAGGAGTTCGTGGGCGACGACATCGCGACCGAGTACTCGGCGCTGATGTCCAAGGTCGTCGCGGACGGCACCAAGAAGGTCAAGTTCCCGATCAACGAGCCGGCGATCGCGAAGAAGAAGTCGCAGATCGACGAGTACCTGGAGTTCTACAACGGCCCCGGTGTCCAGCACATCGCGCTGGCCTCGAACGACATCGTCTCCACGGTCCGCTCGATGCGCGCGGCGGGCGTCCAGTTCCTGTCCGTCCCGGACACGTACTACGACACCCTCGGCGAGTGGGTCGGCGACACCCGCGTCCCGATCGACGAGCTGCGCGAGCTGAAGATCCTGGCCGACCGCGACGAGGACGGCTACCTGCTGCAGATCTTCACCAAGCCGGTGCAGGACCGCCCGACGGTCTTCTTCGAGATCATCGAGCGGCACGGCTCGATGGGCTTCGGCAAGGGCAACTTCAAGGCCCTGTTCGAGGCGATCGAGCGCGAGCAGGACAAGCGCGGCAACCTCTAG
- a CDS encoding Lrp/AsnC family transcriptional regulator gives MGIDELDGRLIVLLAREPRIGVLEASRRLGVARGTVQARLDRLQSNGVIRGFGPQVDPTALGYPVTAFATLEIKQGQGADVRAHLNGVPEVLELHTTTGHGDMLCRLVARSNADLQRVIDRVVGFEGIVRASTAIVMENPVPLRIIPLVEQAAEDGTGA, from the coding sequence ATGGGCATCGACGAACTCGACGGCCGGCTCATCGTCCTGCTCGCCCGCGAGCCGCGGATCGGGGTCCTGGAGGCCTCGCGCCGGCTCGGCGTGGCCCGCGGGACGGTGCAGGCACGCCTGGACCGGCTCCAGTCGAACGGGGTGATCCGCGGGTTCGGCCCGCAGGTGGACCCGACGGCCCTCGGCTATCCGGTGACCGCGTTCGCGACGCTGGAGATCAAGCAGGGGCAGGGGGCCGACGTACGGGCTCACCTGAACGGGGTGCCGGAGGTGCTGGAGCTGCACACGACGACGGGGCACGGGGACATGCTGTGCCGGCTGGTGGCCCGCTCCAACGCCGACCTCCAGCGGGTCATCGACCGCGTCGTCGGCTTCGAGGGGATCGTGCGGGCCTCGACGGCGATCGTGATGGAGAACCCGGTACCGCTGCGGATCATCCCGCTGGTGGAACAGGCGGCGGAGGACGGCACCGGGGCCTGA
- a CDS encoding helix-turn-helix domain-containing protein: MPEKPRPPEAATEPKVRALDARSLRGLAHPLRMRMLTALRHDGPATASQLAERFGESSGSTSYHLRQLATHGFVEDAVGHGKGRERWWKASHEGNSLDESLIQDADPATRSAAEVFLREIATTHAQEVGAWLNDAPNWSTQWRSGSDLSNFTLRLTAAQSEELLHRMHDLIDSYRRLPETDGTETVRLHTHVFPLGASE, encoded by the coding sequence ATGCCCGAAAAGCCCCGGCCGCCGGAAGCGGCGACAGAGCCCAAGGTCCGCGCACTCGACGCACGTTCCCTGCGCGGCCTCGCCCACCCCCTGCGGATGCGGATGCTGACCGCTCTGCGGCACGACGGTCCGGCGACCGCGTCCCAACTCGCCGAACGCTTCGGTGAGTCCAGCGGCTCGACCAGCTACCACCTGCGCCAGCTCGCCACCCACGGCTTCGTCGAGGACGCGGTCGGGCACGGCAAAGGCCGCGAGCGCTGGTGGAAGGCCTCCCACGAGGGCAACAGCCTCGACGAGTCACTGATCCAGGACGCCGACCCGGCCACGCGCAGCGCGGCGGAGGTCTTCCTGCGGGAGATCGCCACGACCCACGCGCAGGAGGTCGGCGCCTGGCTCAACGACGCGCCCAACTGGTCGACGCAGTGGCGCAGCGGCTCCGACCTCAGCAACTTCACCCTGCGGCTGACCGCGGCACAGAGCGAGGAACTGCTGCACAGGATGCACGACTTGATCGACAGCTACCGCCGCCTGCCCGAGACGGACGGCACGGAGACGGTCCGTCTCCACACGCACGTCTTCCCGCTCGGCGCGTCCGAGTAG
- a CDS encoding MFS transporter: protein MSRRPLVGVLAANTISIAGSSLTLIGVPWFVLHTTNSAGRAGIVAFCATLPVVVAALAGGPVIDRIGRRRVSAASDLISGLSVGAIPLLHYAGVLEFWMLCALMAVGGLVHTPGLTARAVLLPDLAEHAGTTIARAASLYDAVSRGARMIGAAVAGLLIAAFGAETVLLLDAATFGASALLVTAFLRGVPAAEPQRAAGKASFGAYRAELAEGWAFMTRTRLLLGITVMVMMTNGLDQGWSSVLLPVHGRDALGGATALGLLISLFGGFALLGALLYGMWGERFPRRVVFTVAFLLSGASRYVVAAFTDTTLPLAVTMALAGLGVGVLNPILTTVIYEQVPEALRSRVSGVTTAGCELTMPLGGLAAGLLVDGFGVGTALLLFGGTFFLTTLAPAVFPAWRGMDPEPAVSRTGRVLPGSAREERSPHPSAK from the coding sequence ATGAGCCGGCGCCCCCTGGTCGGCGTACTGGCCGCCAACACCATTTCCATAGCCGGGAGTTCACTCACCCTCATCGGCGTCCCGTGGTTCGTGCTCCACACCACGAACAGCGCCGGCCGGGCCGGGATCGTCGCCTTCTGCGCCACCCTGCCCGTCGTCGTGGCCGCCCTGGCCGGCGGACCGGTCATCGACCGGATCGGCCGTCGCCGGGTCTCCGCCGCCTCCGACCTGATCAGCGGCCTGTCGGTCGGCGCGATCCCGCTGCTGCACTACGCGGGCGTGCTGGAGTTCTGGATGCTGTGCGCGCTGATGGCCGTCGGCGGCCTGGTGCACACGCCGGGCCTGACCGCCCGCGCCGTGCTCCTGCCGGACCTCGCCGAGCACGCGGGCACCACCATCGCCCGGGCCGCGAGCCTCTACGACGCGGTCTCGCGCGGAGCCCGGATGATCGGGGCCGCGGTGGCGGGACTGCTCATCGCCGCGTTCGGCGCCGAGACCGTACTGCTGCTGGACGCGGCGACCTTCGGGGCGTCGGCGCTGCTGGTCACCGCCTTCCTGCGCGGTGTCCCGGCCGCCGAGCCGCAACGGGCCGCCGGGAAGGCGTCCTTCGGGGCGTACCGCGCCGAACTCGCCGAGGGCTGGGCCTTCATGACCCGCACCCGGCTGCTGCTGGGCATCACCGTGATGGTCATGATGACCAACGGGCTCGACCAGGGCTGGTCGTCCGTCCTGCTGCCGGTGCACGGCCGGGACGCCCTCGGCGGCGCCACCGCCCTCGGCCTGCTGATCTCCCTCTTCGGCGGCTTCGCGCTGCTGGGCGCCCTGCTCTACGGAATGTGGGGCGAGCGCTTCCCGCGCCGCGTGGTGTTCACCGTGGCCTTCCTGCTGTCCGGGGCGAGCCGGTACGTGGTCGCCGCCTTCACCGACACGACGCTGCCGCTCGCAGTGACGATGGCCCTGGCCGGCCTGGGCGTGGGCGTGCTCAACCCGATCCTGACCACGGTCATCTACGAGCAGGTGCCGGAGGCGCTGCGCAGCCGGGTCTCGGGCGTGACCACGGCGGGCTGCGAGCTGACCATGCCGCTGGGCGGACTCGCGGCGGGCCTGCTGGTGGACGGCTTCGGGGTGGGCACGGCGCTGCTGCTGTTCGGCGGAACGTTCTTCCTGACGACGCTCGCGCCCGCGGTCTTCCCCGCCTGGCGCGGGATGGACCCGGAGCCGGCCGTCAGCAGGACGGGGCGGGTTCTCCCCGGTTCAGCGCGCGAAGAGCGTTCACCGCATCCGTCAGCGAAGTGA
- a CDS encoding S16 family serine protease, producing MLTRLTRLPRPAALAVCAVPVLGLFVAAAFAPLPFVVAIPGLTADVLGSDQGKPVITVTGAPVRETKGELRMTTIRATGPSSSMRLHELIGHWFETDEAVMPREAVYSTGGSDEEIEKHNLEEMAKSQSVATDAALGFLHKDPKDVKVDLNLADVGGPSAGLLFSLGIIDKLDGDGSGGDLTGGRSIAGTGTITADGEVGAVGGVALKTQAARRDGASVFLVPKAECADAQSELPEGLRLVPVTSLTDAVNALRALNRGEPAPSC from the coding sequence GTGCTCACTCGCCTCACACGTCTGCCGCGTCCCGCCGCCCTGGCCGTCTGCGCCGTGCCCGTGCTCGGGCTGTTCGTCGCCGCGGCCTTCGCGCCGCTTCCCTTCGTGGTCGCCATCCCGGGGCTGACGGCCGACGTTCTGGGGTCCGACCAGGGCAAGCCGGTCATCACCGTCACCGGGGCCCCGGTCCGGGAGACCAAGGGTGAGCTGCGGATGACCACCATCCGGGCCACCGGCCCGTCCTCGTCCATGAGGCTGCACGAGCTCATCGGGCACTGGTTCGAGACCGATGAAGCGGTCATGCCCAGGGAGGCCGTCTACTCCACGGGCGGAAGCGATGAGGAGATCGAGAAGCACAACCTGGAGGAAATGGCCAAGTCGCAGTCGGTCGCCACCGATGCGGCCCTCGGCTTCCTCCACAAGGACCCCAAGGACGTGAAGGTCGATCTCAACCTCGCCGACGTGGGCGGCCCGAGCGCCGGGCTCCTCTTCTCCCTCGGCATCATCGACAAGCTCGACGGTGACGGCAGCGGCGGCGATCTCACCGGCGGCCGCAGCATCGCCGGTACGGGCACCATCACCGCCGACGGTGAGGTCGGCGCGGTCGGCGGGGTGGCCCTGAAGACCCAGGCCGCGCGGCGCGACGGGGCGAGCGTGTTCCTCGTACCGAAGGCCGAGTGCGCGGACGCCCAGTCGGAGCTCCCCGAAGGGCTGCGGCTCGTCCCCGTCACTTCGCTGACGGATGCGGTGAACGCTCTTCGCGCGCTGAACCGGGGAGAACCCGCCCCGTCCTGCTGA
- a CDS encoding IclR family transcriptional regulator, with protein MTAETSQTLDRGLRVLKLLADTDHGLTVTELSNRLGVNRTVVYRLLATLEQHALVRRDLGGRARVGLGVLRLGRQVHPLVREAALPALRSLAEDIGATAHLTLVDGTEALAVAVVEPTWTDYHVAYRAGFRHPLDRGAAGRAILAARQGSLIEPGYTLTHGELEAGASGAAAPLVGITGLEGSVGVVMLADAVPERVGPRVVDAAREVADALR; from the coding sequence GTGACCGCGGAAACCTCCCAGACTCTCGACAGAGGGCTCAGAGTCCTCAAACTGCTCGCCGACACCGACCACGGTCTGACCGTCACCGAGCTCTCCAACCGCCTCGGTGTGAACCGCACCGTGGTCTACCGGCTCCTCGCCACCCTCGAACAGCACGCCCTGGTCCGCCGTGACCTCGGCGGCCGGGCCCGGGTCGGCCTCGGAGTGCTGCGGCTGGGCCGGCAGGTCCACCCGCTCGTACGCGAGGCCGCCCTGCCCGCGCTGCGGTCCCTCGCCGAGGACATAGGTGCCACCGCGCACCTGACCCTCGTCGACGGCACCGAGGCGCTGGCCGTCGCCGTCGTGGAGCCGACCTGGACGGACTACCACGTGGCCTACCGGGCCGGCTTCCGCCACCCGCTGGACCGCGGGGCCGCCGGGCGGGCCATCCTGGCCGCCCGTCAGGGCTCGCTCATCGAACCCGGGTACACGCTGACCCACGGAGAGCTGGAAGCGGGCGCCAGTGGCGCCGCCGCGCCGCTCGTGGGCATCACCGGGCTGGAGGGCAGCGTCGGCGTCGTCATGCTGGCGGATGCGGTGCCGGAGCGGGTCGGGCCGCGGGTGGTCGACGCGGCGCGCGAGGTCGCCGACGCCCTTCGCTGA